The proteins below come from a single Chitinophaga pinensis DSM 2588 genomic window:
- a CDS encoding AraC family transcriptional regulator, which translates to MIKEFEEKPTLAKFVMHIGNEQFKGAGMRNPLPKPVNTFVYNKGDAQQVIIDEIEYTMPAQAILPLVSNQHFHFERPDELIAWQFNREFYCIVNHDAEVGCVGFLFYGIRHPMFIQLDESTIAEMIQMQKNFADEWQHSDNFRGEMLRILLKRLIITTTRLAKLQSESYQQFSDEKMDIVRKFALLLEINYKSEHEVKFYAAALNKSPKTLCNIFSLLQQPSPSKLIQNRIILEAKRYLYYTDKSGKEIAYELGFDSPAHFSRFFKLYSGCRISDFRAEKAQ; encoded by the coding sequence ATGATAAAGGAATTTGAGGAAAAACCAACGCTGGCAAAATTTGTCATGCACATTGGTAACGAGCAATTCAAAGGCGCCGGCATGCGTAACCCGCTACCGAAGCCTGTAAATACTTTCGTTTATAACAAAGGCGACGCTCAGCAGGTAATAATAGATGAAATTGAATACACTATGCCAGCGCAGGCTATCCTGCCGCTGGTATCTAACCAGCATTTTCATTTTGAGCGTCCGGATGAACTGATTGCCTGGCAGTTTAACCGGGAGTTTTACTGTATTGTCAACCACGATGCAGAAGTTGGCTGCGTCGGATTTCTTTTCTATGGTATCAGACATCCAATGTTCATTCAGCTGGATGAATCAACAATAGCTGAGATGATCCAGATGCAGAAGAATTTTGCGGATGAATGGCAGCACAGCGATAACTTTCGTGGTGAAATGCTCCGGATACTACTGAAGCGTCTTATCATTACAACTACCCGGCTGGCTAAATTGCAAAGTGAAAGTTATCAGCAATTCAGTGATGAGAAAATGGACATCGTCCGCAAATTCGCGCTTCTATTAGAGATCAATTATAAATCAGAACATGAGGTGAAGTTTTATGCAGCTGCTTTAAATAAATCCCCTAAAACCCTTTGTAATATCTTTTCATTACTACAGCAACCCTCCCCCTCCAAACTGATACAAAACCGGATTATACTTGAGGCAAAACGTTATTTATATTATACAGACAAGTCGGGAAAAGAGATAGCTTACGAACTTGGTTTTGACAGCCCCGCGCATTTCAGCCGATTTTTTAAGCTTTATTCAGGATGTCGGATCTCTGATTTTAGAGCTGAAAAAGCGCAATAA
- a CDS encoding DeoR/GlpR family DNA-binding transcription regulator, translating to MNKEERHQLIINKLRLLDKVDYESLSNEFSVSSDTIRRDINELAEAGMIRKIKGGAQPQALIPVSYEERERYGNAGKRIVAQKAAALIKDGQVVVFDGGTTPFLIAGNLPRNIQLTVITHSFPIASLLLEYPNVELIFAGGRASRKSKITTGFEVLHKYNHIHADIGILGIHSLHHEAGVTDPVYEEVEVKARIAAMSDQLIVVPTAEKLYAVSNYTICRPDAIHTLVTDLQPDDPVLQPYQQLGIQLR from the coding sequence ATGAATAAAGAGGAACGGCACCAACTGATCATCAATAAGCTTCGTCTGCTTGACAAAGTTGATTATGAATCACTCAGTAATGAATTCTCCGTCTCCTCTGACACCATCCGGAGAGATATCAACGAACTGGCAGAAGCGGGGATGATCCGCAAGATTAAAGGCGGAGCGCAGCCCCAAGCACTGATCCCTGTCTCTTATGAGGAAAGAGAACGCTATGGTAATGCCGGTAAACGTATTGTCGCCCAGAAGGCTGCTGCACTTATCAAAGACGGACAGGTCGTGGTCTTCGATGGTGGTACCACACCATTCCTTATTGCAGGTAATCTCCCCCGGAATATACAACTGACAGTGATTACCCACAGTTTTCCGATTGCCAGTCTGCTACTGGAGTACCCGAATGTCGAACTCATTTTCGCCGGTGGCCGTGCGTCTAGGAAATCAAAGATCACTACCGGGTTTGAGGTACTACACAAATACAATCATATACACGCTGATATCGGGATACTCGGTATTCATAGTCTGCATCACGAGGCAGGCGTGACCGATCCTGTATATGAAGAAGTCGAGGTAAAGGCCCGTATCGCTGCCATGTCAGACCAGTTGATCGTAGTTCCAACCGCCGAGAAATTATATGCCGTATCCAATTATACCATCTGCCGGCCCGATGCCATACATACACTGGTCACCGATCTTCAACCGGATGATCCGGTGTTACAGCCATATCAGCAGCTGGGTATACAATTGCGTTGA
- the wrbA gene encoding NAD(P)H:quinone oxidoreductase has product MAKVAIIYYSQTGTTHLLAKAIEEGAKAAGAETRLLKVKETAPDELWGNNPVWKQHIEETSGVSEASNDDLEWADAIIFGSPTRYGLPAAQIKNFIDQTGALWAKGALTNKIGSSFTSTATLHGGQEATILALNTAFYHWGMIIVSPGYVEPSQFQSGNPYGTSFTSQNGKLDPDEIAITAAKLQGRRVAEIAAKFKGA; this is encoded by the coding sequence ATGGCAAAAGTCGCAATCATCTATTACAGTCAAACAGGTACTACACATCTCCTGGCAAAAGCTATTGAAGAGGGAGCAAAGGCTGCCGGTGCAGAAACCCGTCTCCTGAAGGTAAAGGAAACGGCGCCCGATGAACTTTGGGGAAATAACCCGGTATGGAAGCAACACATTGAGGAAACTTCCGGTGTGTCTGAAGCATCCAATGATGACCTGGAATGGGCAGACGCCATCATTTTCGGTTCTCCTACCCGCTACGGACTACCGGCAGCCCAGATCAAGAACTTCATTGACCAGACAGGTGCACTATGGGCAAAAGGTGCACTGACCAATAAAATCGGCTCCTCTTTTACTTCTACTGCCACCTTACACGGCGGACAGGAAGCCACGATTCTTGCGCTGAACACTGCTTTCTATCACTGGGGAATGATCATCGTTTCACCTGGCTATGTAGAACCCAGTCAATTCCAGTCCGGCAATCCTTATGGAACCTCTTTTACTTCCCAGAACGGTAAACTGGATCCGGATGAAATTGCCATCACAGCCGCTAAACTACAGGGCAGACGAGTTGCGGAGATCGCCGCTAAGTTCAAGGGAGCCTGA
- a CDS encoding spondin domain-containing protein, which translates to MHSKHITLWLSMGLAPLILTSCDKDDDNKTMPPAVSSTIVVENVLNAKPLVQSGTFQHEGSSPLTMPGESFSLSFSAAKGQAVSFATMYGWSNDLFFAPANPGIKLYAEDGTPIEGDVSAQIKLWDNGTRINQLPGAAVSHPGTAEAAAQNISEVNGTDAQGNKYAAASSLMKAVLKYNGNSTFTLTVTNASGATTNPTPFSPGVWAISYIAGGNLLNPNPLYENGKPSANGLTNIAEMGNNTALGTYIQGQTGIFTPLSPVLVVVYNGIDNPLFKTGENDRGKGLKDLAQKGDANTLAAYLKTLSGVKSVYVLPAANTNILLPGLNGQAGAKVSQQLSVTEGDKIAIATMYGFSNDWFFATKTSIDATKKGDFSSGIGLYDNGTAKDQFPGAGITQFNLAGTPLQESKAIQEVPNPNAFTTLPSIPEIIKVTIQ; encoded by the coding sequence ATGCACAGCAAGCACATTACACTCTGGTTATCCATGGGACTGGCTCCCTTGATTTTAACGTCCTGCGATAAGGATGATGATAATAAAACAATGCCGCCTGCGGTATCTTCCACCATTGTTGTGGAAAATGTACTAAATGCAAAGCCACTGGTACAATCGGGGACTTTCCAACACGAGGGTAGTTCTCCGTTGACCATGCCCGGGGAATCGTTCTCATTAAGTTTCTCTGCGGCGAAAGGTCAGGCGGTATCGTTTGCCACAATGTATGGCTGGTCCAATGACCTGTTCTTTGCACCGGCTAATCCTGGCATTAAACTGTATGCTGAAGATGGTACACCTATCGAAGGGGATGTTTCTGCCCAGATAAAGCTATGGGACAACGGTACGCGCATAAATCAGTTGCCAGGTGCAGCTGTCAGCCATCCGGGAACGGCTGAAGCGGCTGCACAGAATATTTCAGAAGTGAATGGCACAGACGCACAGGGGAATAAATATGCGGCTGCATCTTCCCTGATGAAGGCGGTATTGAAGTATAATGGCAATTCCACCTTTACGCTGACGGTCACTAATGCATCCGGCGCAACTACTAATCCAACTCCGTTCAGTCCGGGCGTATGGGCTATTTCTTACATAGCTGGTGGTAATCTGTTGAATCCTAATCCATTGTATGAGAATGGCAAACCATCTGCTAACGGACTGACCAATATCGCTGAAATGGGCAATAATACCGCGCTGGGTACATATATCCAGGGGCAGACAGGCATCTTCACACCACTTTCTCCTGTATTGGTGGTTGTATATAATGGTATCGACAATCCATTATTCAAAACCGGTGAGAACGACAGAGGCAAAGGGTTAAAGGATTTGGCGCAGAAAGGCGATGCCAATACGCTTGCTGCCTATCTGAAAACGTTATCAGGCGTAAAGAGCGTGTATGTATTGCCTGCGGCAAACACAAACATATTGCTTCCCGGCCTGAACGGACAGGCTGGAGCGAAGGTATCCCAACAATTGTCTGTAACTGAAGGCGATAAAATTGCCATTGCCACTATGTACGGATTTTCAAATGACTGGTTTTTCGCTACGAAAACATCGATTGACGCAACTAAAAAAGGAGATTTCTCATCAGGTATAGGACTTTATGACAACGGTACGGCTAAAGACCAGTTCCCTGGAGCAGGTATCACGCAGTTTAATCTGGCGGGTACGCCACTGCAAGAAAGTAAAGCTATTCAGGAGGTACCCAACCCCAATGCATTTACAACATTACCTTCGATCCCGGAGATCATAAAAGTCACAATTCAATAA
- a CDS encoding prolyl oligopeptidase family serine peptidase, with the protein MRKTILLAAMVGCITIQPAMSQRRSLDTANYKEWKRLGNATLSYDGAWVSYSYTENEASQRYLVNTQSGKAVRLEGNDNPEFFHSGKWMKYNQTIDGNQVLLLTRLKDGKKIAWTKSPYVLTGATSPWLSYTDWKDGATSAFLYNLDTQDSVVLNGVSRYALYNKERSLLFLQKDQLMAGPLKGPYKAVFEGPVSDYIFNKDTQEGTLLSGSKLYAFFLTTGRHQLILDYNDIKAPEGYTIRPKAYDITTAAKHILLDASFNGSNQSPKMNKPADTGFELELWTWNEQVSQRRQRRGVYNRTQMDDAQFMYLITEKKVVEVAPEKAGRLLTPDCEDYDYAVIADQRPYIPMVDWKYDTNADIYVVDVRTGERRLVLKDSPENPQWSYNGKYAVLFNQALREWQVLDTKNGLLRGISQSIGYPVYNEDHDEPDAAASYGLAGWTDNGNTAIIYDRYDIWAIDLSGQETARCLTNGYGRTHQVQLRWLSTPFINRVDLSKPLLLQSFNERTKSNGLYRLITGKSVTSLVENPDYSIQVNAVSGDGSSFLYTKSNYRTFPDIWFSKENFKKQQRLTDINPQQQQYNWGSARLVTWKNYEGKQNQGLLYVPENYDSTKSYPMIVDFYETHSADLHNYLTPEYSTSTIDIPTYVSNGYVVFRPDVHYKTGHPGESTYNAVVSGTEELIRRGVAEKGRIGLQGHSWSGFQVYYLVTRTNIFTCVNAGAGVSNATYNYFAIRQNGAPCMFKYEVEQSRIGKNLWNGREEFLQSSPVFNADKIQTPMLIFHNDKDGAVAFTQGLDMFLAMRRLGKQAWLLNYKGENHTLNGEAAQYDWTLRMGQFFDHYLKGKPMPRWMKEGISVDERNVDQKYDF; encoded by the coding sequence ATGAGAAAAACTATTTTGTTAGCTGCCATGGTGGGTTGTATTACGATACAGCCTGCCATGTCGCAACGCAGGTCACTGGATACTGCCAATTATAAAGAATGGAAACGGCTGGGGAATGCCACCCTCTCTTATGATGGCGCATGGGTAAGCTACAGCTATACGGAGAATGAGGCATCCCAGCGGTACCTGGTTAATACACAATCCGGTAAAGCAGTCAGACTGGAAGGAAACGATAACCCGGAATTCTTTCACTCCGGAAAGTGGATGAAATACAACCAGACCATTGACGGCAACCAGGTACTGCTACTGACCCGTTTAAAAGATGGTAAAAAGATAGCCTGGACCAAAAGCCCTTATGTGTTGACGGGAGCCACCAGCCCCTGGTTGTCATACACCGACTGGAAAGACGGTGCTACCAGCGCTTTTCTGTATAACCTGGACACACAGGATAGCGTTGTGCTGAATGGCGTGTCCAGATATGCCCTATACAATAAGGAACGTTCCCTTCTCTTCCTCCAGAAGGACCAACTGATGGCAGGCCCTTTGAAAGGCCCTTATAAAGCCGTATTTGAAGGCCCTGTAAGCGATTATATCTTCAATAAGGACACACAGGAAGGGACACTACTGTCCGGCTCAAAATTGTACGCTTTCTTCCTAACAACAGGCAGACATCAGCTAATACTGGATTACAATGATATCAAAGCGCCGGAAGGATATACGATCAGACCTAAAGCCTATGATATCACTACAGCTGCCAAACATATATTACTGGATGCTTCCTTCAATGGCAGCAATCAGTCGCCTAAAATGAACAAGCCTGCTGATACCGGATTTGAACTGGAACTCTGGACTTGGAATGAACAGGTATCCCAGCGCCGCCAGCGAAGAGGCGTATATAACCGTACACAGATGGATGATGCACAGTTCATGTACCTGATTACCGAGAAGAAGGTAGTGGAGGTAGCACCGGAAAAAGCAGGCAGGCTACTCACGCCTGACTGTGAAGATTATGACTATGCGGTCATCGCAGACCAGCGCCCTTACATACCGATGGTGGACTGGAAATATGACACCAATGCAGATATCTATGTGGTTGATGTACGTACAGGTGAGCGCAGGCTGGTCTTGAAAGACAGTCCTGAGAATCCGCAATGGAGCTATAACGGGAAATACGCCGTGTTGTTCAACCAGGCCCTCAGGGAATGGCAGGTACTGGATACCAAAAACGGCCTGTTAAGAGGGATTTCTCAGTCCATTGGCTATCCGGTGTACAATGAAGATCACGACGAACCAGATGCAGCAGCATCCTACGGCCTTGCCGGCTGGACCGATAATGGCAATACTGCTATCATCTATGACAGGTATGATATCTGGGCGATTGACCTTAGCGGTCAAGAGACAGCCCGCTGTCTGACAAACGGTTATGGCCGTACCCACCAGGTACAACTGAGATGGTTGTCTACCCCATTCATCAACCGTGTTGATCTGTCTAAACCGCTACTTTTACAAAGCTTTAATGAGCGTACAAAATCCAATGGGCTGTACCGCCTCATAACAGGCAAAAGCGTAACATCACTGGTTGAAAATCCTGACTATTCCATCCAGGTAAATGCCGTATCGGGTGATGGCAGTTCCTTCCTGTATACAAAAAGTAATTATCGTACATTCCCGGATATATGGTTCAGTAAAGAAAACTTCAAAAAGCAGCAGCGGCTAACAGATATTAATCCACAACAACAGCAATACAACTGGGGTAGTGCCAGATTGGTAACCTGGAAAAACTATGAAGGTAAACAGAATCAGGGCCTGTTGTATGTACCGGAGAACTATGACTCTACAAAGTCATATCCGATGATCGTAGACTTCTATGAAACACATAGTGCCGATCTGCACAATTACCTGACACCGGAATACAGCACCAGTACGATCGATATCCCGACCTATGTCAGCAATGGATATGTCGTATTTCGTCCTGACGTGCATTATAAAACCGGCCATCCGGGTGAGAGTACATATAACGCGGTCGTGAGTGGCACGGAAGAACTGATCAGAAGAGGGGTAGCTGAAAAAGGCCGGATAGGCTTACAAGGACACAGCTGGTCAGGTTTCCAGGTATATTATCTCGTCACCCGTACCAATATCTTTACCTGTGTGAATGCAGGCGCAGGCGTATCCAATGCGACTTACAATTACTTTGCGATCCGTCAGAACGGAGCACCCTGTATGTTCAAATATGAAGTAGAACAGAGCCGCATAGGCAAGAACCTCTGGAATGGCAGAGAAGAATTCCTGCAAAGCTCTCCTGTTTTCAATGCAGATAAAATCCAGACGCCTATGCTGATTTTCCACAATGACAAGGATGGTGCAGTTGCCTTCACACAGGGACTGGATATGTTCCTGGCGATGCGCAGACTTGGTAAACAAGCCTGGTTACTGAACTATAAGGGAGAGAACCATACATTGAACGGAGAAGCAGCACAATATGACTGGACACTGCGTATGGGACAGTTCTTTGATCACTATCTGAAAGGCAAACCTATGCCAAGATGGATGAAGGAAGGTATCAGCGTGGATGAACGCAATGTGGACCAGAAATACGACTTCTGA
- a CDS encoding glycoside hydrolase family 127 protein, with amino-acid sequence MQARSTMQILRYTPSIKVLSISALLAGSFAVHGQTAAPVAHIIQPATLSQVKIKDDFWTPKYKVWTTHTVYDVLDKLEGSYDPDRQDLIDEKQRQGKTRNAFLNFDRVASGEKNTQVFDGPPWYDGLVYETIRGAADLLSQYPDRKLEKKLDAYIERIAAAQAVNPDGYINTYTTLNRPGQRWGTNGGDDKWQHDVYNAGALIEAAVHYYQATGKTRLLNVAVKMSNYMYAQMGPAPKLNVIPGHGGPEEALLKLYWLFKTAPSLKAKISVPVHEEQYYSLVQFWIENRGNYGSGSYARKSDGAYNQDHMPILQQQTIEGHAVRATLLATGVTAMAMENNNPAYFTTAVRYWDNMTGKRMFVTGGEGAIADQEKFGPDYFLPESAYLETCASIGAAFFSQRMNQLLADGKYMDEFERVMYNNLLSGVSLSGDHYFYENPLIAKDHKRWAWHSCPCCPPMILKMVAAIPAYIYAADNTGLYVNLFISSEYKGAVGDKKVSLKQSTQYPWKGTTQIAVNPAEEGDFAVSVRIPGWAQGRENYFGLYTSQVTTPVSLRVNGAAVPVQPENGYVRIKRHWKKGDKIILALPMQPRLIFPHDSIRTVQGKATIAAGPVIYGLEGIDNSKLDSLTISRNTALQLAFKPGFLGGVNVVTGQLGGSTFTAIPFYTLANRQVAPYRVWLPVEKAD; translated from the coding sequence ATGCAAGCTCGCTCCACGATGCAAATACTCAGGTACACACCCTCTATTAAGGTGCTTTCTATCAGCGCGCTGCTGGCCGGCAGCTTTGCTGTTCATGGACAGACGGCTGCACCGGTAGCCCATATTATCCAGCCGGCGACCTTGTCCCAGGTAAAGATCAAGGACGATTTCTGGACGCCGAAATACAAGGTATGGACTACGCATACGGTCTATGATGTGCTGGACAAATTAGAGGGTAGTTATGATCCCGACAGACAGGATCTGATAGATGAAAAACAACGCCAGGGTAAAACGAGGAATGCCTTCCTGAATTTCGACAGGGTGGCATCCGGAGAAAAGAATACACAGGTGTTTGATGGTCCGCCGTGGTATGACGGACTGGTATATGAAACCATCCGGGGCGCTGCTGATCTTCTCAGTCAGTACCCGGATAGAAAGCTGGAAAAGAAACTGGATGCTTATATCGAAAGGATCGCAGCTGCGCAGGCGGTGAATCCCGATGGCTATATCAATACCTATACTACCTTGAACCGTCCCGGACAACGTTGGGGTACGAATGGCGGCGACGACAAGTGGCAGCACGACGTATACAATGCCGGTGCGCTGATTGAAGCGGCTGTACACTATTATCAGGCGACAGGTAAGACGCGTTTACTGAATGTGGCTGTGAAAATGAGTAACTATATGTATGCGCAGATGGGGCCGGCTCCTAAGCTGAATGTCATCCCCGGGCATGGTGGTCCGGAGGAAGCCTTATTGAAACTATACTGGTTGTTTAAGACAGCTCCTTCGCTGAAGGCTAAAATAAGCGTACCTGTACACGAAGAACAATATTACAGTCTGGTGCAGTTCTGGATCGAAAACAGGGGTAACTATGGCAGTGGTAGTTATGCCCGTAAGAGTGACGGCGCCTATAACCAGGACCATATGCCGATATTACAGCAACAAACCATAGAAGGCCATGCAGTCCGCGCTACCTTATTGGCAACCGGCGTTACTGCCATGGCTATGGAAAATAATAATCCGGCTTATTTTACGACTGCTGTTCGTTACTGGGATAATATGACGGGTAAACGCATGTTTGTGACAGGCGGGGAAGGGGCCATTGCTGACCAGGAGAAGTTCGGTCCGGATTACTTCCTGCCGGAATCTGCTTACCTGGAAACCTGTGCCTCCATTGGGGCTGCATTTTTTAGTCAGCGTATGAATCAGTTACTGGCAGATGGTAAGTACATGGATGAATTTGAACGCGTGATGTATAATAACCTGTTATCAGGAGTATCATTGTCAGGTGATCACTACTTTTACGAAAATCCACTCATTGCGAAGGACCATAAACGCTGGGCATGGCACAGTTGTCCTTGTTGTCCGCCGATGATCCTGAAAATGGTGGCAGCCATACCTGCGTATATTTATGCTGCTGATAATACCGGTTTGTATGTCAACCTGTTTATCAGCAGTGAATACAAAGGTGCTGTAGGGGATAAGAAAGTCTCTTTGAAACAATCCACGCAATACCCTTGGAAAGGAACGACTCAGATAGCAGTTAATCCTGCAGAGGAAGGTGATTTTGCAGTAAGCGTGCGTATACCCGGCTGGGCACAAGGCAGGGAAAATTACTTTGGTCTTTATACTTCTCAGGTCACAACGCCTGTTTCCCTGCGTGTAAATGGCGCGGCTGTTCCTGTTCAGCCGGAGAATGGCTATGTGCGTATCAAACGTCACTGGAAGAAAGGAGATAAGATCATATTGGCGTTGCCTATGCAGCCAAGACTGATATTCCCGCATGACTCGATACGGACAGTTCAGGGGAAGGCGACGATTGCCGCAGGTCCGGTTATTTACGGGCTGGAAGGTATTGACAATAGTAAACTGGATAGTTTAACAATCAGCCGTAATACTGCCTTACAACTGGCATTTAAACCAGGTTTCCTGGGAGGCGTGAATGTGGTCACAGGACAGCTGGGCGGAAGTACATTTACTGCTATTCCGTTCTATACGCTGGCTAACAGACAAGTAGCGCCGTATAGGGTATGGTTGCCGGTGGAAAAAGCAGATTAG
- a CDS encoding lipase family protein, giving the protein MKPITPNTANFSTQPADASTAVWLCFITYSTNPVNEIGQYLPGWQIVWNGVQTFDGNYAFIASDAAGENFALTIRGSLPPKDVFSNWDAFANWILEDLNVVTQSKWPYTSPTVSDAVVSSGAYLAFTNMECMKDSLGSGQSILQFLQQHVINAGKKLLITGHSLGGNMANVYASYLVQQINVTGYVASKLSLFTFAAPASGNSSFAQDLDGKLPNAWHYQNANDIIPNCPVAARIVLTGLLYTPQPAAYKITVTFKGLTVTLQEAFLMLGGIFLLYDYQQESNHYVIFGTDLYPEYEDNTLENWFAQAGSQHALSNYAGFLGIDLPVITTNSLVQPLVAPALS; this is encoded by the coding sequence ATGAAACCGATTACCCCTAACACGGCTAATTTCAGCACTCAACCTGCTGACGCCTCAACTGCCGTATGGCTTTGCTTTATCACTTACAGTACAAACCCCGTTAACGAAATTGGTCAATATCTTCCTGGCTGGCAGATAGTCTGGAATGGTGTGCAGACCTTCGATGGTAACTATGCGTTTATTGCTTCAGACGCAGCTGGAGAAAACTTTGCACTCACTATCCGCGGTTCTCTGCCCCCTAAAGATGTTTTCAGTAACTGGGATGCCTTTGCCAACTGGATACTTGAAGACCTGAATGTGGTAACACAGTCGAAATGGCCTTATACATCCCCCACCGTTTCCGACGCCGTTGTCAGCAGCGGTGCTTACCTTGCATTTACCAATATGGAATGTATGAAGGATTCCCTGGGTTCCGGACAGTCAATCCTGCAATTCCTGCAGCAGCACGTTATCAATGCCGGTAAGAAATTGCTGATCACAGGCCATAGCCTGGGTGGTAATATGGCGAATGTATACGCTTCTTACCTGGTACAACAGATCAACGTGACGGGTTATGTGGCCAGCAAACTGTCCCTCTTTACATTTGCGGCCCCTGCCTCCGGCAACAGCAGTTTTGCCCAGGATCTCGATGGTAAACTACCGAATGCATGGCATTATCAGAATGCCAATGATATCATCCCTAATTGCCCGGTAGCTGCCCGGATCGTCCTGACAGGTCTTTTGTATACACCTCAGCCGGCAGCATACAAGATCACTGTTACATTCAAAGGGTTGACAGTGACATTACAGGAGGCTTTCCTGATGCTGGGAGGTATATTCCTGTTATATGATTATCAGCAGGAGAGTAATCACTACGTGATCTTCGGTACAGACCTGTATCCGGAATATGAGGATAATACCCTGGAGAATTGGTTTGCACAGGCGGGTTCTCAGCACGCGCTGAGTAACTATGCCGGCTTCCTTGGCATAGATCTGCCGGTTATTACCACCAATTCGCTGGTACAACCTTTGGTCGCACCTGCCTTGAGTTAA
- a CDS encoding NUDIX hydrolase, translating into MQSIFEHAKRLKAISHLGLTYSNNEYDRERYEELETISLDIMEQLTNEPVSKLSLYFSDTKEYITPKVDIRVVIFNEKEEILLVKEKADGLWSLPGGWADIGSSPREVAVKEAFEETGLRVETVKLLAAMDMKCHPHPPQLHYAYKIFIRCNVIDGTWNEAHDILDKAYFAQDALPPLSLERILPQQIDLMFEFLRMPDKETVFD; encoded by the coding sequence ATGCAGTCGATATTCGAACATGCCAAAAGACTAAAAGCCATCAGCCATCTCGGACTTACTTATTCTAATAATGAGTATGACAGAGAGCGCTATGAAGAATTGGAGACCATCAGCCTGGATATTATGGAACAACTCACAAACGAGCCTGTATCCAAACTATCGCTGTATTTCTCAGATACCAAAGAATACATCACGCCGAAAGTTGATATACGCGTCGTCATCTTTAATGAAAAAGAAGAGATCCTGTTGGTCAAAGAAAAAGCAGACGGCCTATGGTCTTTGCCAGGTGGCTGGGCAGATATTGGTAGTTCACCAAGGGAGGTTGCTGTAAAAGAAGCTTTCGAAGAAACAGGTCTGAGAGTAGAAACTGTTAAACTGCTCGCAGCAATGGATATGAAATGCCATCCGCATCCGCCGCAGTTGCATTATGCATACAAGATATTTATCCGTTGTAACGTTATCGATGGTACCTGGAATGAAGCGCATGATATCCTGGATAAAGCATATTTTGCGCAGGATGCGCTGCCTCCGTTATCGTTAGAAAGGATCTTACCTCAACAGATCGATCTGATGTTTGAGTTCCTGAGAATGCCGGATAAAGAAACCGTGTTTGATTGA
- a CDS encoding helix-turn-helix domain-containing protein: MKLYRENIIPSSNILVVKEEHFTVNEFPLHFHPEYELILILNGSGKRFVGNNIAEFSSGDLCFFGPNLPHTYSNKHIAGPRDIHQIVVQFNEDFLGKGFFDKAPFKPIRALLDKSIRGFTFTGETLQEVTRMIRAMVEMDETAVVIQLLSVLYTLAKSAEFELLSSRGFSSKSDRAESERMGRVMDYILRNFREEIPLNVIASVACLSPEAFCRYFKKYTRKTFSEFLIEVRIGHACKLLQQQLLGVNQISMQSGFNNISYFNRKFKSMTKKTPVEYQKMFAAGRLPEAYV, from the coding sequence ATGAAACTGTACAGGGAGAATATTATACCGTCATCCAATATCCTGGTGGTAAAAGAGGAACATTTCACCGTGAATGAGTTCCCCCTTCACTTTCATCCGGAGTATGAGCTTATTTTGATCCTGAATGGGTCAGGTAAGCGCTTTGTAGGTAACAATATAGCCGAATTCTCTTCCGGAGACCTCTGCTTTTTCGGGCCCAATCTGCCTCATACCTATAGCAATAAACATATTGCCGGTCCGAGGGATATCCATCAGATTGTAGTACAGTTCAATGAAGATTTCCTGGGTAAAGGATTCTTTGACAAAGCGCCTTTTAAACCCATCCGGGCTTTACTGGACAAATCCATACGGGGCTTCACCTTTACGGGGGAGACCTTGCAGGAAGTGACACGTATGATACGGGCGATGGTAGAAATGGATGAAACGGCTGTTGTTATTCAACTCCTGTCCGTGCTGTATACACTGGCAAAATCTGCTGAATTTGAGTTGTTATCCAGTCGTGGTTTCAGCAGCAAATCAGACCGTGCTGAATCCGAGCGCATGGGTAGGGTAATGGATTATATCCTGCGTAATTTCAGAGAGGAAATTCCCCTGAATGTTATTGCGTCTGTCGCCTGCTTGTCGCCGGAGGCATTTTGCAGATACTTTAAAAAATATACCCGTAAGACCTTCTCTGAGTTCCTGATAGAAGTACGTATCGGCCATGCCTGTAAATTGCTACAGCAGCAGCTGTTAGGTGTGAATCAGATCAGTATGCAGTCCGGGTTTAACAATATCTCCTACTTCAACAGGAAGTTTAAATCAATGACAAAGAAAACACCTGTGGAATATCAGAAAATGTTTGCAGCAGGCAGATTACCTGAGGCATACGTATAA